Genomic window (Streptomyces cadmiisoli):
AGGACCTCGGCCTCGAACTCCTTGCCGTCGGCCAGGGTGACCTTCACGCCGTCGGCCGTGTACTCGGCCTTCTGGAAGAAGGTGCCCAGGTTGAACTTGATGCCGCGCTTGCGGAAGGCGCGCTCCAGGAGCTTCGAGGAGTTCTCGTCCTCGACCGGGACCAGGTGCTTGAGGCCCTCGATCACCGTGACGTCGGTGCCGAAGGACTTCCACGCGGACGCGAACTCGACGCCGATGACGCCGCCGCCCAGCACGATCGCCGACTTCGGCACGCGGTCCAGGACGAGGGCGTGGTCGGAGGAGATGATCCGGTTGCCGTCGATCTCCAGGCCCGGCAGGGACTTCGGCACGGAGCCGGTCGCCAGCAGCACGTGCCGGCCCTGGATGCGCTGTCCGTTGACGTCCACCGAGGTCGGGGAGGACAGCCGGCCCTCACCCTCGATGTAGGTCACGTTGCGGGAGGCGACGAGGCCCTGGAGCCCCTTGTACAGGCCCGAGATCACCTCGTCCTTGTACTTGTGGATCCCGGCCACGTCGATGCCCTCGAAGGTGGCCTTGACGCCGAACTGCTCGCTCTCGCGAGCCTGGTCGGCGATCTCGCCCGCGTGCAGCAGGGCCTTGGTGGGGATGCAACCCCGGTGCAGGCAGGTACCGCCGACCTTGTCCTTCTCGATCAGGGCGACGTCCAGGCCCAGCTGAGCCCCGCGCAGGGCCGCGGCGTAACCACCGCTGCCACCGCCGAGGATCACTAGGTCGAAAACGGTGCTGGCGTCGTTCGCCACGTCACGTCCTCCATGCATGTGCGCCACGCCGGTCTCCAGTGACCGGTCGGCGGCTGGTGTCCGGCCGCTTTTTGCCTTCGGCCCTTCGGTGGGGGCCCTGTCCTGCCGTGCCCCATCTTCGCACCTGTCACGCCCGGACGAGACGCGGGGCCGGGGTGTGATACGTCCCACCCCGGCCGGGACGGCCCGGGGGCGGGGAGTGCGCGCGACCGTGCGATCGCGCGTACTCCCCGCCCCCGTGACCCGACGGCGCGTTCGGAACCGGCGGGCGGACTCAGCCCAGGTCGCCCGTGGCCGTCAACTCGGCGAGCCGCACCAGCGTCCGCACGGCCGACCCCGTGCCGCCCTTCGGCGTGTAGCCGAACGGCCCCTGCTCGTTGAAGGCGGGCCCCGCGATGTCGAGGTGCGCCCAGGTGATCCCCTCGCCGACGAACTCGCGCAGGAACAGGCCGGCGACCAGGCCGCCGCCCATCCGCTCGCCCATGTTCGCGATGTCGGCGGTGGCGGAGTCCATGCCCTTGCGCAGGTGCTCCGGCAGCGGCATCGGCCACGCGGCCTCGCCGACCTCCGCCGCCGCCTCGTACACCGCGGTGCGGAAGACGTCGTCGTTGGCCATGACCCCGAAGGTGCGGCTGCCCAGCGCCATCATCATGGCGCCGGTCAGCGTCGCGACGTCCACGATCGCGTCCGGCTTCTCCTGGGACGCCGCCCACAGGGCGTCGGCCAGCACCAGCCGGCCCTCCGCGTCGGTGTTGAGCACCTCCACGGTCTTGCCGCTGTACATGCGCAGCACGTCGCCGGGCCGGGTCGCGGAGCCGGAGGGCATGTTCTCGGCCAGCGCCAGCCAGCCGGTGACGTTGACCTCCAGGCCGAGCCGGGCGGCGGCGACCACCGCGGCGAAGACCGCCGCGGCACCGCTCATGTCGCACTTCATCGTCTCGTTGTGGCCGGCCGGCTTCAGCGAGATGCCGCCGGAGTCGTAGGTGATGCCCTTGCCGACGAAGGCGAGGTTCTTCTTCGCCTTGGAGTGCGTGTACGACAGCTTCACCAGGCGGGGCGCGGCCGTGGAGCCGGAGCCGACGCCGAGGATGCCTCCGTAGCCGCCCTTGGCGAGCGCCTTCTCATCGAGCACCTGGACCTTGATGCCGTTCTCCTTGGCCGCGGCCTGGGCGATCGCGGCGAAGGACTCCGGGTTGAGGTCGTTGGGCGGCATGTTGATCAGGTCGCGGGCCCGGTTCAGCTCCTCGGACACCGCGGTGGCGCGCTCCGCGGCGGCCTTGTGCGCCTTGTCGCGGGGCTTGGCGCCGAGCAGGGCGGCCTCGGCGAGGGGGGCCTTGCTGTTCTTCCGGTCCTTGGCGGGGCCGTTGTCGGCCGTCCCCTTGTAGGTGGTGAAGGAGTACGCGCCGAGCAGCACGCCCTCGGCGATCGCGCCGACGGCGGCGGCGTCGGCCACCGGCAGGGCGAAGGCCGCCTTCTTCGAACCGGCCAGCGCGCGCGCCGCCGCGCCGGCCGCGCGGCGCAGGGCGTCCGCGTCGTACGCGTCCGCGTCGGCGTCCTTGTCGGGCCGCGCGCCCAGGCCCACCGCCACCACGAGCGGTGTCTTGAAGCCGGCCGGGGCGGGCAGCTTCGTCAGCTCTCCCTCGGCCCCGGAGGCACCGAGGGTTTCGAGGACGTCGGCCAGCCTGCCGTCGTAGGCCTTGTCCACGGCCTCCGCGCCCGGTGCGACGACCGGGCCCTTGTCGCCCTTGGAGACACCGATCACGATCGCGTCGGCCCGCAGGCCGGGCGCCGCGGCGGTGCTGAGAGTCAGAGCAGTCACGGTGGTGAAATCTCGCTTCCGATGTGAAGTTGCTGTGGTCGGACTGTGGGTCGTCCGGGCACGACAGCCGACCCCGGACGTCCCCGCGCACGGTGGTGGCCGGGGCGGCGGACGTCGACACGAGACTACGCCCGGCCGTCATTCGCGCATGCCTGCGGGCGTTCACCTGTCGGTGGCGTCGTCGCCACATCCCGATCCTCGCACTCCATGACCTGAGTCACACTCGTCGGGTTCCGGTGAGCCAGCCGCTCGCCGCTTTGCATGATTTCCACTGATCCTCCTCGGAATGACCACAAGGGGGATCTTCTGGGGGAGGGACCACACTCATGGCACCACGCGTGCGCAGATGGAGAGAGACGGCCGCCGTTCTGGCGGCCGCGGGACTGATCACGCTGGGAGTCTCCGCACCCGGCGCGTCCGCGGCACCGCAGCCGCGGATCGACCTGAGGGTGCTGGTGGTGGACGACGGCGACGGCCCCGTCGGCGCCATCGCCGCCCAACTGCGGAGCACCGGCATCCCGTACACCACCGTCCGGCTCGACGACCCGAACCGCCCGACCGTCAACGCCGCCTTCCTGAGCGACACGGTGGGCGGCACGCCCCGGGCCAGGTTCCAGGGCGTCGTGCTGCCCGACGAGGCCCCGTTCGGCGCGGGCTCGGCCGAGCAGACGGCGCTGGAGAACTACGAGCGGACGTACGGCATTCCGCAGGTCGACGCCTACACCTGGGCCCACCCGGGAGTCGGCCTGGACTACACCAGCGAGGGCGGCTGGGCCGGCACCCTGGACGGCAGCCCGGCGGCGGTGACCGACGCCGGACGGGCGGGCCCCTTCGGATACCTCGACGGGGCGTTCGCCTTCGAGGACAACTCGCCCTCCGTACAGGAGAGCTACGGCTACGCGGCCCGCCCGCGCGCCGGTTTCACCAGCTACGTGGACGTCGCCGTGCCCGGCGGGACCGGGCGCGGCAGCCTGGTCGGGGAGTACGCGCACGACGGCCGCCGCGAGCTCGTCGTGACCTTCGCCTACAACCAGCACCAGCAGCAGTTCCGGGTCCTCGCCCGCGGCATCGTGGAGTGGCTGACCCAGGGCGTCCACCTGGGCTTCGACCGCAACTACTTCGCCGTGCACGTCGACGACGTCTTCGCGCCCGACAGCCGCTGGGACACCGAACGCGACTGCACCCCGGGCGACTTCGACTGCGCGGACGGCGACGGCGCCGGCACCACGCCGATCCGGATGACCGCCGCCGACGCCCAGTACGCCGCCGGGTGGCAGCGGCAGCACGGCTTCACGCTCGACATGGTCTACAACGCCGGCTCGGGCGAGGAGTGGAAGGCGGAGCACGGCGGCACGGACGCGCTCACCACGCGGCTGCTCGCCGACCGGGCCCAGTACCGCTGGATCAACCACACCTACACGCACCCGTACCTGGGCTGCGTGCAGGACACCTCCACCGTGCCGTGGGCCTGTGCCCGCAACGCGGACGGCACGATCCGCTGGACGAGCCGCGCCGAGATCTCCGAGCAGATCCGCGACAACCACAACTGGGGTGTCGCCCGCGGCCTCCCGGTGGACCGCACCGAACTCGTCACCGGCGAGCACTCCGGCCTGCGGACCCTGCCCCAGCAGCCCGAGGACAACCCGAACCTCGCGCGCGCCCTCGCCGACAACGGCGTCGCCTGGGTCGCATCCGACAACTCCCGCGAGCCGCAGCAGCGCCCCGTCGGCTCCGCGTCGACCGTGCCCCGGCACCCGATGAACGTGTACTACAACGTCGGGACGGCCGAGGAGATGGCCGACGAGTACAACCACATCTACACCTCGCGGGCCGACGGCGGCAGCGGCGTCTGCGAGACCAACCCGGCCTCCACCTGCCTGGACGAACCGCTGGACCCGGCCACGGGCTACGCCTCCCACATCGTCCCGCAGGAGGCCCGCACCGCGCTCGGTCACGCCCTGAACAACGACCCGCGCCCGCACTACGCCCACCAGTCCAACCTCGCCGAGGACCGGCTGCTCTACCCGGTCATGGAGAAGGTGCTCGCCGACTACCGGGCCCTGTTCGCCGACAACACCCCGGTGGAGAACCTGAGCCAGAAGGCCATCGGCACCGAGCTCCAGCGCCGCGCCGCCTGGCAGACCGCCCTGGACCAGGGCCGGGTCACCGCCTACCGGACGGGCAGCACCGTCACCGTCACCGCCCCGAGCGGCGTACAGGTGCCGGTGAGCGTGCCGGAGGGCACCCGCAAGCAACTCCTGCTGGGCACCGCGGCGTTCGGAACGGCGTACGCGGGGGAGCGGTCGGCCTGGACCAAGCCCGAGCTGCTCCAGAGCGCCGTCACGCTGAGACTGCCGTGACGACGCCCGCGTAGCGCGGCGCACCGCGACACCGGACGCACCCCGGACTTCGACCGGCCGGGGTGCGTCCGGTCCGGGCCGCAGGGCCGACGAAGGACGTTCCGCAGGGGGGAAACCACGCATGAGGCGTACCGGCCGTCATGTCACCATGCTCACCGAAGGCACCTATCCGCATGTCCACGGCGGGGTCAGCACCTGGTGCGACCAACTCGTCCAGGGCATGCCGGAGGTCGGCTTCCAGGTCGTCTCGCTCACCGGCAGCGGCCGCGAGCCGGTCACCTGGGAGCTGCCGCCCAACGTCTACCGGCACACCCCGGTGCCCACCTGGGGCCCGCGGCCCGGCCACGCGCGGGCACCGTACGGCAGGGCACGGCGCCGGTTCACCGACTCCTACGAGCGGCTGCTGCTGTCCTTCCTGGACCCCGAGTCGCGCTGCGACTTCGGTACGGCCCTCTACGAACTGGCCGAACTGGCCCGCGCCGGGCGGCTGTCGGCGGCCCTGCGCACCGAGTCCGCGCTGCGGTCGCTGATGTGGATCTGGACGATGCCGCATCTGCCGACCGCCGCCGCCGGACCCACCGTCCACGACGCGCTGACCGCGACCGACCTGCTGGAGCACGCCCTGCGGCCGCTCGGCGTCCGGATCCCCGAGGACAGCGTGGCGCACGCCGTCAGCAGCGGCCTGGCGACGCTGCCCGCCCTCGCCGCGCGCCGCCTGGACGGGGTGCCGTTCCTCCTCACCGAGCACGGCATCTACCTGCGCGAGCGCTATCTCGGCTACCGGCGCGACGCCCAGCGCTGGCCGGTGAAGGCGTTCATGCTCGGCTTCTACCGCGAACTGAACTCGCTCGGCTACCGCGCCGCCGACCTGATCACCCCGTGCAACGAGTACAACCGGCGCTGGGAGGAGCGCGGCGGCGCCGACGCGCACCGGATCCGCACCGTGTACAACGGCGTCGACCCCGCCGCCTTCCCGCACGCCGGCCCCGAACCCGACACCCCCACCCTGACCTGGTGCGGCCGCGTCGACCCGATCAAGGACCTGGAGACCCTGATCCACGCCTACGCCGCCGTCCGCGCCGAGCTGCCGGAGACCAGGCTGCGCCTGTTCGGCCCGGTGCCGCCCGGCGGTGAGGCGTACCGGACCCGGCTGGAGAAGCTCGCCGCGGAGCTGGGCGTCACCGACGGCCTCAGCTTCGAGGGCCGGATCAGCGAGGTGTGGCGGGCCTACGCCGCCGGGCACGTGGTGATGCTGTCGTCCATCTCCGAGGGCTTCCCGTTCTCCATCATCGAGGCCATGTCCTGCGGCCGTACGACGGTGTCGACCGACGTCGGGGGAGTGCGCGAGGCGGTCGGCGACACGGGACTCGTGGTGCCCCCGCGCGAGCCGGAGATGATGGCCGCCGCGGCGCTGACCCTGCTCAAGGACGACACGCGGCGGCTGAGGCTGGGCGAGATGAGCCGCCAGCGGGTCATCGACCGCTTCACCCTGCGCCGCTCGGTGGACGCCTTCCGCACGATCTACCAGGAACTCGCGGGCCTGCCCGAGGTGTACGAGCCCACGGTCGAGACGGTCGCCGACTGGACCCTCGAACTGCGCGACCCCTGGTACGGGGCCGCCGCCTGGGGCTCCGCCCGCACCGGGCCCGAGAACGGCGCCGGCCGGTGAGCGGCAGCGTCTGGCTGCCTCCCGGCGCCCGCCCCGACTCCCTGCCCGCGATCCCCCGGCAGCGCACCCCGAGCTGGGCGCAGCCCGACCCGATCGACGAACTCGCCGTACGCCTCGACGACTTCATAGCCGCCGCCGTCCACCCCGACGAGATCGCCGCGCTGCTGGAGTCGGACGGCCTGTCGGACGACCGGATACGCGAGCGCTACGGAGTGAAGAACTCCTTCGCTCTCGCCGAGGAGCTGTACGAACGCGTCGACCGCCGCTATCCCGAACCCGAGGACCTCCCGCACGACCCCTGGCGGATCGGTCTGCTGGCCTGTCTGCTGCGCGGTGTCGTCTTCGTGCTGCCCGGCTTCGCCCACCTCCTCGGCGCGCCCCTCCTCGCCGGTCCGCGGGGCGACCTCGGCCTCCCGGCCGGCACCGTCCCCCTGCTGGCCGGCGCCCTCACCGGGTGGGCCTGGAACCAAGGGCTCGCGCACCGCGCGTACGCGTGGCTGGGCCTCGGCGACCGCTCGTCCGCCCGCCGCTGCCTGCTGCTGGGCGCCCCGGTCGGCGCGCTCCTCGGCGCCCTGGCCGCGCTCGCCGTCGCGGGCACCGCTCAGCCGGCCGCCGTCGCCTTCGCCGCCGGCCAGTCCTGCTACCTCGGCGCGTCCACCACGCTGCTCGTGCTGGGCCGCGAACGGGCGCTGCTCGCCGCCCTGCTGCCGATGGCGGCGGGCACGCTGCCGACCCTGGTCCGGGACGTGCCCGAGTCCGCCCGGGTGCTGCTGCTGCTCGGTTCGCTGGCGGCGGTGGTGGTCCTCGCCCTGGTCGAAGTGGCCCCCGCGGTACGCGATCTGGGCCGGGGCTGCTGGACGGCGGGGCTGACGGCGCTGCTGCCGTTCGGCGCGCCCGGCGGCCGGCCGCCGGCGCCGGTGGGCGGACCACGGCTCGCCGCGTCCCTGCCGTACGCGCTGTTCGGCCTGGCGAGCGGTGTCCTCGTGCTGTACGCGGCCCTCGGCGAGGTACTGGCCGGAGGAGAACTCAGCGCGATCGCCGCGCCCGCCGCCGTCGCCCTCACCCTGAGCATGGGCCCCGCCGAGTGGCTGCTGCACCGCTTCCGCAGCGACAGCCTCGCCGGACTGCGCTCCACCGGCAGCCCGCGCGCCTTCCGGCGGGCCACGGTCCGCACGCTCGCGGTGTGCCTCATCGGCTACCTGGCGGTCCTGCTCGCCCTCGCCCTGACCACGGCGGCCCTGTGGCCGCACACCCCGTCCCCGGACGGCTTCCGGCTGGCCGGGCTGCTGATGCTCGGCGTGGTCCTGTGGACGGGCCTGCTCCTCCAGTCGGTCGGCGCGGTCCTCGGCGGCGCGGCCATCTGCTGCGCCGCCGCGCTGGTCCAGACCCTGGCCCTCGTCACGCACACCGGTACCCCGCACATCGTGGGTCTCGTGGTGTACGGCGCGGCCGCCGCCGCCCAGGCCGTGCTGGTCTGCGGCCTGCTCGGAAGGGCCACGGCACACCGATGAGCTCCCTGCTGGTCCCCTACTACGAGCACCCCGCGCACCGGCCCGCCGAATGGGACGCGATCGTGGCCGCCGCGCCCCGGCTGTACGGCGTCGTCCTCAATCCGGCCAGCGGCCCCGGCGACCGGCCCGACCCGGCCTTCGCCTCGCTCGCCGCCCGGCTGCGGGCGGCGGACGTCCGGGTGCTCGGCTACACCGACACCGGCTACGGCCGCCGCGCCCACGCCGAGGTCGTCCGCGATCTGACCCGGCACAAAGAGTGGTACGGCGCGGACGGCGCCTTCCTCGACCAAGTCGCCTCCGGTCCGGCCGAGTTCGGCCACTACCAGCGGCTGGCGACGGCCGCCTGGGGCGCCGGCTGCGGCACGCTCGTCCTCAACCACGGCACGCACCCGCACCCCTGGTACGCCCGACTCGCCGATGTGCTGGTGACCTTCGAGGGCGACTGGGAGACGTACCGCGCGCTGCCTTCGCATCCGCCGCCCGGCGCCGGGGCCCGGCTGTGCCACCTGGTGTACGGCGTACCGGCCGGCGCGGACGCGGCGGCGCTGGCCCGGACGCGGGGTGCGGCCGTCCATTGCGCGGTCCCGGGGGTGGGGGATCATCCCTGGGGCACGTTGCCGCACACCCTGGAGCCGCCCCGATGAGACGTCCGGCGAAGTGGGCCGCCTCGCTCGCCGTCCCGCTGGCCCTGCTCGCGGGCTGCACGTCCGCCGCCCCCGAACGCGACCCCGCCGACGCGCGGGCGACCGGCAGGATCTGGCAGCCGCGCCCCGGCGCCGACTGGCAGTGGCAGCTCAGCGGCCGGGTCGACACCTCCGTCGACGTGCCCGTCTACGACATCGACGGCTTCGACCAGAGCGAGCGGACCGTCGCGGAACTGCACGACCGGGGCCGCAAGGTCATCTGCTACCTGTCCACCGGCGCGTGGGAGGACTGGCGCCCGGACGCCGGCGAGTTCCCGGAGCGGGTCCTCGGCAAGGGCAACGGCTGGGACGGCGAACGCTGGCTCGACATCCGGCGGACCGACGTCCTCGAACCCCTCATGGCGGCCCGGATCGACATGTGCGCCGACAAGGGCTTCGACGCCGTCGAACCCGACAACATGGACGGGTACCGCAACGACACCGGCTTCCCCCTCACGGCGGACGACCAGCTCCGCTACAACCGCCTGATCGCCGGACTCGCCCACGAACGGGGCATGTCGGTGGGCCTGAAGAACGACCTCGACCAGATTCCCCAACTGGTGGACGACTTCGACTTCGCCGTCAACGAGCAGTGCGCCCAGTACGACGAGTGCGGGTCGCTGACCCCGTTCATCGAGGCGGGCAAGGCGGTCTTCCACGTCGAGTACGAACTGCCGACCGGCGACTTCTGCCCCGAGTCCCGCCGTCTGCGGCTGAGTTCGCTGCTGAAGAAGTACGAGCTGGGGGTGTGGCGCAGGGCGTGCTGAGCCGGGCTCAGCCCAGTGCCGACACCACGAGCGCGGTCGTCGCCGCCGCCTCGGCGAGGCCGCCGAACACATCGCCGGTCACCCCGCCGAACCGGCGCACGCAGTGGCGCAGCAGCAGTTCGGCGACCACGGCCGACGCGGCCACCGCGAGGGCGGCGCGGGCGACGTCGTACGGCCCGAGGAGCGCCCCGCACAGTGCCGCGGCCGCGGTGACCGCGAGGGCGACCCCCAGCGCGCCGCGCACCGGGACCACCCCGGCGACGGCCGCCCCGAGGCCGTCCGGCCGGGCCGCCGGCACACCGCCGCGGGCGGCCAGTGTCAGCGCCAGCCGGGCGGCGGCCGCCGCGACGACGGCGGCCAGCGCGCCGCGCGCCCAGGAGGTGTCGTAGAGCTGCGCCAGGGCCGCGACTTGCGCGGCCAGGACGAGGACCAGGGTGATCACCCCGAACGGCCCGATGTCCGACTGCTTCATGATCCGCAGCGCGTCCTCGGCGGGTTTGCCGCTGCCCAGTCCGTCCGCGGTGTCGGCCAGTCCGTCCAGGTGCAGACCGCGGGTGAGGACGGCGGGCACCGCCACGCTCGCGACCGCGGCGAGCAGCGGGCCGGCGCCCAGCAGGAGCAGCAGCAGACCGGACCCCGCGGCGCAGACCCCGACGACCAGCCCGACGAGCGGCGCGCACAGCATCCCGCCCCGTGCCGCGCCCCGGTCCCAGCGGCTCACGGTGACGGGCAGGACGGTGAGCGTGCCGACGGCGAAGCGCAGGCCGTGCAGCGGAGGGATCTCGGACATCAGGGCAGCGTACGCGACCAGGTGTACGGCACCTCAGGGAGAATCTGGGCAAACTGGACGCATGGGATCCTGGCTGGAGCGCAACATCATCGAACCCGGCAAGCTCCCGCTGCTCCTCGCCCTCGCCGCGTTCGTCCTCACCTTCCTGATCACCCGGCTCATCACCCGGCTCATCCGGGCCGGCAAGGGCCCCTTCGGGAACGTCAGCGCGGGCGGGACGCACATCCACCACGTCGTCCCCGGCGTCGTCCTCACGGTCGTCGGCGGCTTCTGCGCGGTCGCCGGCGGGCAGCGCGGATTCGGATCGGCCCTCGCCGCGGTGGTCTTCGGGATCGGAGCGGGTCTGGTGCTGGACGAGTTCGCGCTGATCCTGCACCTGAGCGACGTCTACTGGACGGAGGAGGGCCGCAAGAGCGTCGAGGCGGTGGTGCTGACCGCGTCCCTGGTCGGCCTGTTCCTCCTCGGGTTCTCGCCCTTCGGCGTCGACGGCCTCGACGAGGACGACCTCCAGAGCCGCGGCACGGCGATCGCCACGATCGTCGGGAACTTCGCCGTCGCCCTCGTCGCCCTCGTCAAGGGCAAGATCCGGATCGCGATCTTCGGCGTGATCATCCCCTTCGTCGCCCTGTTCGGCGCGATCCGGCTGGCCCGCCCCGGCTCCCTCTGGGCCAGACGCCTCTACCGCCGCCGCCCGCGCGCCCGCGCCAGGGCCCGGCTGCGCGCCTACCGGCACGACCGCCGCTGGGCGGGTCCCACCCGGAAGTTCCAGAACTGGATCGGCGGCACGCCGGGCCCGGAACCGACCCGGGCCCTGGAACGCCACTGACCGCGGCGCCCCGCGGTGGATCATTCCGCCGGCGTCGGCTCGCTCCGGGGCTCCTCTGCCGTCTCGCCGTCCGGCTCCGCCGGTGCCGGCTCCGGGCGTTCGGGCAGTTCCGCCGCCAGCGCCGCGGCGGCCTGCACCAGCGGCAGCGCCAGCAGCGCCCCGGCGCCCTCGCCCACCGACACGCCGTGCTCCAGCAGCGGTTCCAGCGCCATCCGGTCGAGCGCCTTGGCCTGGCCCGGCTCGCCGCTGCGGTGTCCGGCCAGCCACCAGTCCGGCGCCCGGAACGCGATCCGCTGGCCCACCAGCGCGCACGCGGCGGCCACCACACCGTCCAGGATCACCGGCGTCTTGCGTACGGCGCACTGGAGCAGAAAGCCCGTCATCGCCGCGAGGTCGGCACCGCCCACCGTCGCCATCAGCCGCAACTGGTCCCCGAGCACCGGCCGGGCCCGCCGCAACGCGTCCCTGATCGCGGCGCACTTGCGCATCCACGCCAGGTCGTCGATGGCCAGTCCGCCCCGCCCGGTCACCACGGACGCGTCGGTTCCGCACAGCGCGGCGACCAGCACCCCGGCCGCCGTCGTGCCGCCCACGCTCACATCGCCGAGCACGATCAGATCCGTGCCGGAGTCGGCCTCCTCGTCGGCCACCGCGATGCCGGCCAGGAAGGCGGCCTCCGCCTCCTCCAGGGTGAGCGCGTCCTCGATGTCGATGCGTCCGCTGCCGCGCCGCACCCGGTGCCGTACGACGTCCTCCGGCAGCGTCGCCGGGTCGCAGTCCAGCGCCATGTCGACGACCCGCACCGGCACGCCGGACCGCCGGGCGAGCACCGACACCGGGCGGCCGCCCTCCAGCACCTCCCGCACCAGATCCGCGGCGCTGCCCGCGGGCCGTGCCGACACGCCCGCCTCCGCGACGCCGTGGTCGCCGGCGAACAGCACCACGCGCGGCCGTTCCACCGGCCGCACCGGTACCGCGCCCTGCGCCGCGGCCAGCCACTCACCCAGGTCGTCGAGGCGCCCGAGGGAACCGGGCGGCACGATCTGACGCTCCCGGCGCGCCTCGGCGTCGCGGCGCATCCCGCCGTCCGGACGCTCGATCAGATCGGTGAAGTCGTCGAGATTAAGCGAGCTCATTGGCCGAACAGTACCGGCCTCGACCGAACCCGACCGCGCCACATCGCCACCTCGATCACGCGACGTCGTTGCACCCGGGATGCCGATCCCATACGTTCCGGTTTGCAGCAGATTGCGTACGTCCCCGGCGGTGATCCCGCCGTACGCCCCACGCGCCCGGGAGCCGCCCATGTCCGCATCCCCCGTGCCCTCCGACCTGCCGTCGGCCGACCGGCGCCGGGCCGCCCGGCACGCCGAACAGGCCCTGGGCACCGACCGCTTCCACGAGCCCCGCCGCACGGACTGCCCCTGGTGCGGATCCGCACGCCTGCGTACCCGCCTGACCGCCCGCGACCTCCTCCAGCACAAGCCGGGCACCTTCACGCTCGACGTCTGCCGGGACTGCGGCCACACCTTCCAGAACCCCCGGCTGACCCGGGAGGGCCTGGCGTTCTACCTGCGTGACCTGGACGGGCACCGCCCGGACGGCGCCCGACAGCACCGCTCGGCGGCCCGCGCGATGCTGCCCCACCCGGAGCCGGAGAGCTGGCTGGACATCGGCACCGGCCGCGGCGAGTTCCCCGCGACGGCCGGCGAACTCTTCCCCTACACCTCCTTCGACGGCCTCGACCCCACCCCGCTCGTCCTGGGTGCCCAGGCCGACGGCCATGTCGAGGAGGCGTACCGCGGCCGGCTCACCGACCCGGAGCTGCGCACCGCACTGCGCGGCCGCTACGACGTGGTGAGCATGCTCCACCACCTGGAACACACCCCGGACCCGCGCGAGGAACTGCGTGCCGCCCTCGCCGCGCTCCGTCCGGGCGGCCGCCTCCTGGTCGAGACGGCCGACCCGACGTGCGCGTTCGCCGCCCTGCTCGGCGGATGGT
Coding sequences:
- the cobT gene encoding nicotinate-nucleotide--dimethylbenzimidazole phosphoribosyltransferase yields the protein MSSLNLDDFTDLIERPDGGMRRDAEARRERQIVPPGSLGRLDDLGEWLAAAQGAVPVRPVERPRVVLFAGDHGVAEAGVSARPAGSAADLVREVLEGGRPVSVLARRSGVPVRVVDMALDCDPATLPEDVVRHRVRRGSGRIDIEDALTLEEAEAAFLAGIAVADEEADSGTDLIVLGDVSVGGTTAAGVLVAALCGTDASVVTGRGGLAIDDLAWMRKCAAIRDALRRARPVLGDQLRLMATVGGADLAAMTGFLLQCAVRKTPVILDGVVAAACALVGQRIAFRAPDWWLAGHRSGEPGQAKALDRMALEPLLEHGVSVGEGAGALLALPLVQAAAALAAELPERPEPAPAEPDGETAEEPRSEPTPAE
- a CDS encoding class I SAM-dependent methyltransferase; this translates as MSASPVPSDLPSADRRRAARHAEQALGTDRFHEPRRTDCPWCGSARLRTRLTARDLLQHKPGTFTLDVCRDCGHTFQNPRLTREGLAFYLRDLDGHRPDGARQHRSAARAMLPHPEPESWLDIGTGRGEFPATAGELFPYTSFDGLDPTPLVLGAQADGHVEEAYRGRLTDPELRTALRGRYDVVSMLHHLEHTPDPREELRAALAALRPGGRLLVETADPTCAFAALLGGWWARHGQPRHLHLLPLSNVRAELESQGCAVDTADRHGAHVPHDLSAATSLALGRILPDPDAPGRRTAPGALRRGARTVLTGAAAPVRLTATALDHALAPLLCRAGFSNTYRIIARKGAAPPEE